The Phoenix dactylifera cultivar Barhee BC4 chromosome 15, palm_55x_up_171113_PBpolish2nd_filt_p, whole genome shotgun sequence genome contains a region encoding:
- the LOC103704259 gene encoding inositol-tetrakisphosphate 1-kinase 1-like isoform X4, with the protein MRLNGEISYRNEEENEMGSVLPPPLPQLKLVVGYALTSKKVKSFLQPKLEGLARKKGILFVAIDHTRPLSEQGPFDIVLHKLTGIEWQQILEDYWRKHPEVTVLDPPAAIQHLHNRQSMLEGVADLNLSDCYGKVGVPRQLVITKDPSTIPDAVTKAGLTLPLVVKPLVVDGSAKSHELSLAYDRFSLSKLDPPLVLQEFVNHGGVLFKVYIVGEMIKVMRRSSLPDVNKREILNNAGVFQFPRVSSAAASADDVDLDPIIAELPPRPLLERLGRDLRRRLGLRLFNIDMIREHGTRDRYYIIDINYFPGYGKMPGYEHIFTDFLLSLVQSKYKRRLSNS; encoded by the exons ATGAGGTTGAACGGGGAGATTTCGTACAGGAATGAGGAGGAGAACGAGATGGGTTCGGTTCTGCCGCCTCCGCTGCCGCAGCTGAAGCTCGTCGTGGGGTACGCCCTGACGTCGAAGAAGGTCAAGAGCTTCTTGCAGCCGAAACTGGAAGGGTTGGCTAG GAAGAAGGGGATTTTATTTGTTGCAATTGACCATACTAGGCCTCTTTCAGAGCAAGGTCCTTTTGACATTGTTCTACACAAG TTGACTGGAATAGAATGGCAACAAATTCTGGAG GATTATTGGAGAAAACATCCAGAAGTGACTGTCCTTGACCCACCGGCTGCTATACAGCACTTGCATAATCGGCAATCGATGCTTGAGGGTGTAGCTGATTTGAATTTATCAGATTGCTATG GTAAAGTTGGTGTTCCTCGGCAACTGGTAATCACAAAAGACCCCTCAACAATTCCAGATGCAGTTACCAAGGCTGGATTGACACTACCTCTAG TTGTCAAGCCATTGGTAGTGGATGGAAGTGCAAAATCACATGAACTATCTCTTGCTTATGATCGGTTCTCCTTGTCAAAGCTTGATCCTCCCTTGGTTTTACAGGAATTTGTCAATCATG GTGGTGTTCTCTTTAAGGTCTATATTGTTGGGGAAATGATAAAAGTCATGCGGCGATCTTCACTTCCTGATGTGAATAAACGCGAAATATTAAACAATGCTGGTGTCTTTCAATTTCCCAGGGTTTCTTCTGCTGCAGCCTCTGCAGATGATGTAGACCTGGACCCTATTATTGCTG AGCTTCCTCCCCGACCATTGCTTGAGAGGCTTGGTAGAGACCTCCGTCGTAGACTG GGTCTTCGGTTGTTCAACATAGATATGATCAGGGAGCATGGCACGAGGGATCGATATTATATCATTGATATCAATTATTTTCCTG
- the LOC103704259 gene encoding inositol-tetrakisphosphate 1-kinase 1-like isoform X1 — MRLNGEISYRNEEENEMGSVLPPPLPQLKLVVGYALTSKKVKSFLQPKLEGLARKKGILFVAIDHTRPLSEQGPFDIVLHKVRHCCPDSNSQLTGIEWQQILEDYWRKHPEVTVLDPPAAIQHLHNRQSMLEGVADLNLSDCYASAGKVGVPRQLVITKDPSTIPDAVTKAGLTLPLVVKPLVVDGSAKSHELSLAYDRFSLSKLDPPLVLQEFVNHGGVLFKVYIVGEMIKVMRRSSLPDVNKREILNNAGVFQFPRVSSAAASADDVDLDPIIAELPPRPLLERLGRDLRRRLGLRLFNIDMIREHGTRDRYYIIDINYFPGYGKMPGYEHIFTDFLLSLVQSKYKRRLSNS, encoded by the exons ATGAGGTTGAACGGGGAGATTTCGTACAGGAATGAGGAGGAGAACGAGATGGGTTCGGTTCTGCCGCCTCCGCTGCCGCAGCTGAAGCTCGTCGTGGGGTACGCCCTGACGTCGAAGAAGGTCAAGAGCTTCTTGCAGCCGAAACTGGAAGGGTTGGCTAG GAAGAAGGGGATTTTATTTGTTGCAATTGACCATACTAGGCCTCTTTCAGAGCAAGGTCCTTTTGACATTGTTCTACACAAGGTTCGTCATTGCTGCCCAGACTCGAACTCTCAG TTGACTGGAATAGAATGGCAACAAATTCTGGAG GATTATTGGAGAAAACATCCAGAAGTGACTGTCCTTGACCCACCGGCTGCTATACAGCACTTGCATAATCGGCAATCGATGCTTGAGGGTGTAGCTGATTTGAATTTATCAGATTGCTATG CATCTGCAGGTAAAGTTGGTGTTCCTCGGCAACTGGTAATCACAAAAGACCCCTCAACAATTCCAGATGCAGTTACCAAGGCTGGATTGACACTACCTCTAG TTGTCAAGCCATTGGTAGTGGATGGAAGTGCAAAATCACATGAACTATCTCTTGCTTATGATCGGTTCTCCTTGTCAAAGCTTGATCCTCCCTTGGTTTTACAGGAATTTGTCAATCATG GTGGTGTTCTCTTTAAGGTCTATATTGTTGGGGAAATGATAAAAGTCATGCGGCGATCTTCACTTCCTGATGTGAATAAACGCGAAATATTAAACAATGCTGGTGTCTTTCAATTTCCCAGGGTTTCTTCTGCTGCAGCCTCTGCAGATGATGTAGACCTGGACCCTATTATTGCTG AGCTTCCTCCCCGACCATTGCTTGAGAGGCTTGGTAGAGACCTCCGTCGTAGACTG GGTCTTCGGTTGTTCAACATAGATATGATCAGGGAGCATGGCACGAGGGATCGATATTATATCATTGATATCAATTATTTTCCTG
- the LOC103704259 gene encoding inositol-tetrakisphosphate 1-kinase 1-like isoform X3 yields MRLNGEISYRNEEENEMGSVLPPPLPQLKLVVGYALTSKKVKSFLQPKLEGLARKKGILFVAIDHTRPLSEQGPFDIVLHKLTGIEWQQILEDYWRKHPEVTVLDPPAAIQHLHNRQSMLEGVADLNLSDCYASAGKVGVPRQLVITKDPSTIPDAVTKAGLTLPLVVKPLVVDGSAKSHELSLAYDRFSLSKLDPPLVLQEFVNHGGVLFKVYIVGEMIKVMRRSSLPDVNKREILNNAGVFQFPRVSSAAASADDVDLDPIIAELPPRPLLERLGRDLRRRLGLRLFNIDMIREHGTRDRYYIIDINYFPGYGKMPGYEHIFTDFLLSLVQSKYKRRLSNS; encoded by the exons ATGAGGTTGAACGGGGAGATTTCGTACAGGAATGAGGAGGAGAACGAGATGGGTTCGGTTCTGCCGCCTCCGCTGCCGCAGCTGAAGCTCGTCGTGGGGTACGCCCTGACGTCGAAGAAGGTCAAGAGCTTCTTGCAGCCGAAACTGGAAGGGTTGGCTAG GAAGAAGGGGATTTTATTTGTTGCAATTGACCATACTAGGCCTCTTTCAGAGCAAGGTCCTTTTGACATTGTTCTACACAAG TTGACTGGAATAGAATGGCAACAAATTCTGGAG GATTATTGGAGAAAACATCCAGAAGTGACTGTCCTTGACCCACCGGCTGCTATACAGCACTTGCATAATCGGCAATCGATGCTTGAGGGTGTAGCTGATTTGAATTTATCAGATTGCTATG CATCTGCAGGTAAAGTTGGTGTTCCTCGGCAACTGGTAATCACAAAAGACCCCTCAACAATTCCAGATGCAGTTACCAAGGCTGGATTGACACTACCTCTAG TTGTCAAGCCATTGGTAGTGGATGGAAGTGCAAAATCACATGAACTATCTCTTGCTTATGATCGGTTCTCCTTGTCAAAGCTTGATCCTCCCTTGGTTTTACAGGAATTTGTCAATCATG GTGGTGTTCTCTTTAAGGTCTATATTGTTGGGGAAATGATAAAAGTCATGCGGCGATCTTCACTTCCTGATGTGAATAAACGCGAAATATTAAACAATGCTGGTGTCTTTCAATTTCCCAGGGTTTCTTCTGCTGCAGCCTCTGCAGATGATGTAGACCTGGACCCTATTATTGCTG AGCTTCCTCCCCGACCATTGCTTGAGAGGCTTGGTAGAGACCTCCGTCGTAGACTG GGTCTTCGGTTGTTCAACATAGATATGATCAGGGAGCATGGCACGAGGGATCGATATTATATCATTGATATCAATTATTTTCCTG
- the LOC103704259 gene encoding inositol-tetrakisphosphate 1-kinase 1-like isoform X2: protein MRLNGEISYRNEEENEMGSVLPPPLPQLKLVVGYALTSKKVKSFLQPKLEGLARKKGILFVAIDHTRPLSEQGPFDIVLHKVRHCCPDSNSQLTGIEWQQILEDYWRKHPEVTVLDPPAAIQHLHNRQSMLEGVADLNLSDCYGKVGVPRQLVITKDPSTIPDAVTKAGLTLPLVVKPLVVDGSAKSHELSLAYDRFSLSKLDPPLVLQEFVNHGGVLFKVYIVGEMIKVMRRSSLPDVNKREILNNAGVFQFPRVSSAAASADDVDLDPIIAELPPRPLLERLGRDLRRRLGLRLFNIDMIREHGTRDRYYIIDINYFPGYGKMPGYEHIFTDFLLSLVQSKYKRRLSNS, encoded by the exons ATGAGGTTGAACGGGGAGATTTCGTACAGGAATGAGGAGGAGAACGAGATGGGTTCGGTTCTGCCGCCTCCGCTGCCGCAGCTGAAGCTCGTCGTGGGGTACGCCCTGACGTCGAAGAAGGTCAAGAGCTTCTTGCAGCCGAAACTGGAAGGGTTGGCTAG GAAGAAGGGGATTTTATTTGTTGCAATTGACCATACTAGGCCTCTTTCAGAGCAAGGTCCTTTTGACATTGTTCTACACAAGGTTCGTCATTGCTGCCCAGACTCGAACTCTCAG TTGACTGGAATAGAATGGCAACAAATTCTGGAG GATTATTGGAGAAAACATCCAGAAGTGACTGTCCTTGACCCACCGGCTGCTATACAGCACTTGCATAATCGGCAATCGATGCTTGAGGGTGTAGCTGATTTGAATTTATCAGATTGCTATG GTAAAGTTGGTGTTCCTCGGCAACTGGTAATCACAAAAGACCCCTCAACAATTCCAGATGCAGTTACCAAGGCTGGATTGACACTACCTCTAG TTGTCAAGCCATTGGTAGTGGATGGAAGTGCAAAATCACATGAACTATCTCTTGCTTATGATCGGTTCTCCTTGTCAAAGCTTGATCCTCCCTTGGTTTTACAGGAATTTGTCAATCATG GTGGTGTTCTCTTTAAGGTCTATATTGTTGGGGAAATGATAAAAGTCATGCGGCGATCTTCACTTCCTGATGTGAATAAACGCGAAATATTAAACAATGCTGGTGTCTTTCAATTTCCCAGGGTTTCTTCTGCTGCAGCCTCTGCAGATGATGTAGACCTGGACCCTATTATTGCTG AGCTTCCTCCCCGACCATTGCTTGAGAGGCTTGGTAGAGACCTCCGTCGTAGACTG GGTCTTCGGTTGTTCAACATAGATATGATCAGGGAGCATGGCACGAGGGATCGATATTATATCATTGATATCAATTATTTTCCTG